Proteins from a single region of Strix uralensis isolate ZFMK-TIS-50842 chromosome 12, bStrUra1, whole genome shotgun sequence:
- the CDYL2 gene encoding chromodomain Y-like protein 2 isoform X1 — translation MCVCLFLMFSEREMALLSKYCWGYCIPLLYCQVERIVDKRKNKKGKWEYLIRWKGYGSNEDTWEPEHHLLHCEEFIDEFNGLHVTREKRSRHGKQATAPKFLRESRGSSVEKISHRPSESGKSKGSTHKRKRINPSLQKQKRGYSAKPASANDRAAKTVTYRTTPSGLQIMPLKKPHNGLQNGDGSHEKDSRHFGNGSQQQNMDLNDHEGEQNLPSVLEVSNDSPVVNGIGTSLANGSLNLHSTVKRKLDGEKDYVFDKRLRYSVRQNESNCRFRDIVVRKEDGFTHILLSSQTSDNNALTPEIMKEVRRALCNASADDSKLLLLSAVGSVFCSGLDYSYLIGRLSNDRRKESTRIAEAIRDFVKAFIQFKKPIVVAINGPALGLGASILPLCDIVWASEKAWFQTPYATIRLTPAGCSSYTFPQILGVALANEMLFCGRKLTAQEACSRGLVSQVFWPTTFSQEVMLRVKEMASCSAVVLEESKCLVRSFLKSGLEDVNEKECQMLKQLWSSSKGLDSLFSYLQDKIYEV, via the exons ATGTGTGTATGTCTCTTCttaatgttttcagaaagagaaatggcCTTGCTGTCAAAATACTGCTGGGGCTACTGCATTCCTCTCCTGTATTGCCAG gtaGAGAGGATTGTAGACAAAAGGAAGAACAAGAAGGGCAAATGGGAATATCTCATCAGGTGGAAAGGCTATGGAAGCAATGAAGACACCTGGGAACCTGAACATCATCTACTACATTGTGAGGAATTTATTGATGAGTTCAATGGACTACATGTTACTAGAGAAAAGCGATCAAGACATGGGAAACAGGCCACCGCTCCAAAATTTTTACGAGAAAGCCGAGGGTCTTCTGTTGAGAAAATATCACATAGACCTTCTGAATCTGGGAAGTCTAAAGGGTCAACACacaaaaggaagagaattaaTCCATCTcttcaaaaacagaaaagaggATACTCAGCAAAGCCAGCATCCGCTAATGACAGGGCTGCTAAAACTGTGACTTACCGAACTACTCCCAGCGGTTTACAGATCATGCCACTGAAAAAGCCACATAATGGTCTGCAGAATGGAGATGGCAGTCATGAAAAAGATTCTAGACATTTTGGGAATGGCTCACAACAGCAAAATATGGATTTAAATGATCATGAAGGAGAACAAAATTTGCCCAGCGTGTTGGAAGTTAGTAATGATTCACCTGTTGTGAATGGAATTG GTACTTCTCTGGCCAATGGAAGCTTGAATCTACACAGCACTGTGAAAAGGAAACTAGATGGAGAGAAAGATTATGTCTTCGATAAGAGGCTAAGATACAGCGTGCGTCAAAACGAAAGTAACTGCCGGTTCAGGGACATTGTAGTCCGGAAAGAAGATGGTTTCACACATATTTTGCTGTCGAGTCAGACTTCAGATAACAATGCACTGACCCCAGAG ATCATGAAGGAAGTTCGGAGAGCATTGTGCAATGCATCAGCTGATGACAGTAAACTCTTACTTCTCAGCGCAGTGGGAAGTGTATTCTGTAGTGGCCTAGATTACTCATATTTAATTGGCAGGTTATCCAatgacagaagaaaggaaagcacTAGGATTGCAGAAGCTATAAG ggaTTTTGTAAAAGCTTTTATTCAATTTAAGAAGCCAATTGTGGTTGCTATCAACGGCCCTGCTCTTGGTTTAGGAGCCTCTATTTTACCACTATGTGATATCGTTTGGGCAAGTGAGAAGGCATGGTTTCAGACACCATATGCAACAATCCGACTCACTCCAGCTGGCTGCTCATCATACACATTCCCGCAAATTCTGGGTGTTGCACTG GCAAATGAAATGTTGTTCTGTGGGAGAAAGCTGACAGCACAGGAAGCCTGCAGCAGAGGACTAGTGTCACAAGTATTTTGGCCAACAACATTTAGCCAAGAAGTGATGCTACGAGTGAAAGAAATGGCATCCTGCAGTGCAGTG GTATTGGAAGAGTCCAAATGTCTTGTGCGGAGCTTCCTGAAATCCGGACTTGAAGATGTGAATGAGAAAGAGTGTCAGATGTTAAAACAGCTGTGGAGTTCTTCCAAAGGACTGGATTCATTATTCAGCTACTTGCAAGACAAAATTTATGAAGTCTGA
- the CDYL2 gene encoding chromodomain Y-like protein 2 isoform X2, translated as MASGDLYEVERIVDKRKNKKGKWEYLIRWKGYGSNEDTWEPEHHLLHCEEFIDEFNGLHVTREKRSRHGKQATAPKFLRESRGSSVEKISHRPSESGKSKGSTHKRKRINPSLQKQKRGYSAKPASANDRAAKTVTYRTTPSGLQIMPLKKPHNGLQNGDGSHEKDSRHFGNGSQQQNMDLNDHEGEQNLPSVLEVSNDSPVVNGIGTSLANGSLNLHSTVKRKLDGEKDYVFDKRLRYSVRQNESNCRFRDIVVRKEDGFTHILLSSQTSDNNALTPEIMKEVRRALCNASADDSKLLLLSAVGSVFCSGLDYSYLIGRLSNDRRKESTRIAEAIRDFVKAFIQFKKPIVVAINGPALGLGASILPLCDIVWASEKAWFQTPYATIRLTPAGCSSYTFPQILGVALANEMLFCGRKLTAQEACSRGLVSQVFWPTTFSQEVMLRVKEMASCSAVVLEESKCLVRSFLKSGLEDVNEKECQMLKQLWSSSKGLDSLFSYLQDKIYEV; from the exons gtaGAGAGGATTGTAGACAAAAGGAAGAACAAGAAGGGCAAATGGGAATATCTCATCAGGTGGAAAGGCTATGGAAGCAATGAAGACACCTGGGAACCTGAACATCATCTACTACATTGTGAGGAATTTATTGATGAGTTCAATGGACTACATGTTACTAGAGAAAAGCGATCAAGACATGGGAAACAGGCCACCGCTCCAAAATTTTTACGAGAAAGCCGAGGGTCTTCTGTTGAGAAAATATCACATAGACCTTCTGAATCTGGGAAGTCTAAAGGGTCAACACacaaaaggaagagaattaaTCCATCTcttcaaaaacagaaaagaggATACTCAGCAAAGCCAGCATCCGCTAATGACAGGGCTGCTAAAACTGTGACTTACCGAACTACTCCCAGCGGTTTACAGATCATGCCACTGAAAAAGCCACATAATGGTCTGCAGAATGGAGATGGCAGTCATGAAAAAGATTCTAGACATTTTGGGAATGGCTCACAACAGCAAAATATGGATTTAAATGATCATGAAGGAGAACAAAATTTGCCCAGCGTGTTGGAAGTTAGTAATGATTCACCTGTTGTGAATGGAATTG GTACTTCTCTGGCCAATGGAAGCTTGAATCTACACAGCACTGTGAAAAGGAAACTAGATGGAGAGAAAGATTATGTCTTCGATAAGAGGCTAAGATACAGCGTGCGTCAAAACGAAAGTAACTGCCGGTTCAGGGACATTGTAGTCCGGAAAGAAGATGGTTTCACACATATTTTGCTGTCGAGTCAGACTTCAGATAACAATGCACTGACCCCAGAG ATCATGAAGGAAGTTCGGAGAGCATTGTGCAATGCATCAGCTGATGACAGTAAACTCTTACTTCTCAGCGCAGTGGGAAGTGTATTCTGTAGTGGCCTAGATTACTCATATTTAATTGGCAGGTTATCCAatgacagaagaaaggaaagcacTAGGATTGCAGAAGCTATAAG ggaTTTTGTAAAAGCTTTTATTCAATTTAAGAAGCCAATTGTGGTTGCTATCAACGGCCCTGCTCTTGGTTTAGGAGCCTCTATTTTACCACTATGTGATATCGTTTGGGCAAGTGAGAAGGCATGGTTTCAGACACCATATGCAACAATCCGACTCACTCCAGCTGGCTGCTCATCATACACATTCCCGCAAATTCTGGGTGTTGCACTG GCAAATGAAATGTTGTTCTGTGGGAGAAAGCTGACAGCACAGGAAGCCTGCAGCAGAGGACTAGTGTCACAAGTATTTTGGCCAACAACATTTAGCCAAGAAGTGATGCTACGAGTGAAAGAAATGGCATCCTGCAGTGCAGTG GTATTGGAAGAGTCCAAATGTCTTGTGCGGAGCTTCCTGAAATCCGGACTTGAAGATGTGAATGAGAAAGAGTGTCAGATGTTAAAACAGCTGTGGAGTTCTTCCAAAGGACTGGATTCATTATTCAGCTACTTGCAAGACAAAATTTATGAAGTCTGA